A window of Augochlora pura isolate Apur16 unplaced genomic scaffold, APUR_v2.2.1 APUR_unplaced_8970, whole genome shotgun sequence contains these coding sequences:
- the LOC144478181 gene encoding uncharacterized protein LOC144478181, translating to MSVQGDSDVDATEEINVDDSDTGSCGPHDYANDGRRLPQEHSECSNSPPPSQTSSRTLQNESPRSHPFSISRLLGENRPQNPKSPSSEDLDSDKERKWSWEEGNNNGGSSMILDDGRRSWGHEIEEKLSEKDDDDTGSTPETQTNSSSSVHCSTAADLLAPFRLFPTGTGLIYTGGGVIRVPAHRPPGANGTGTGALPAQALIPPWSLQALQHSQQQAAAAGLHRASLLANLAAHPFQGHPHLKDRLA from the coding sequence ATGTCGGTGCAAGGGGACAGCGACGTGGACGCGACGGAGGAGATCAACGTGGACGATTCGGACACGGGGAGCTGCGGGCCGCACGACTACGCGAACGACGGTAGACGGCTGCCGCAGGAGCACTCGGAGTGCTCGAACTCGCCGCCGCCCAGCCAGACCAGCTCGAGGACGTTGCAGAACGAGTCGCCGCGGAGCCATCCGTTCAGCATAAGCCGTCTGTTGGGCGAGAATCGGCCGCAGAACCCGAAGAGCCCGTCCTCGGAGGACCTCGACAGCGACAAGGAGAGGAAATGGTCGTGGGAGGAGGGAAACAACAACGGCGGATCGTCGATGATCCTGGACGACGGGAGAAGATCGTGGGGCCACGAGATCGAGGAGAAACTGTCGGAgaaggacgacgacgacaccgGGAGCACGCCCGAGACGCAGACgaactcgtcgtcgtcggttcACTGCTCGACCGCCGCGGACCTCCTGGCGCCGTTCAGGCTTTTCCCGACCGGAACTGGTCTGATTTATACCGGCGGTGGTGTAATAAGGGTTCCTGCGCATCGACCGCCGGGTGCTAATGGCACCGGCACGGGAGCACTGCCCGCACAGGCCTTGATACCGCCGTGGAGTTTACAGGCTCTTCAGCACAGTCAACAGCAGGCGGCCGCTGCCGGTCTCCACAGAGCGAGCCTGCTCGCGAATCTGGCCGCCCATCCGTTTCAGGGACATCCGCACCTCAAAGACAGACTGGCAG